The genomic region AAAAGATTTGAGATCAATTTGAAGCAGCATCTTATAAAACGTGCAGAACTTTTTCCAGATCAACTCGATAGAGATAAAATAGCTTCCTGTAATTCTCTTCGGGATATCGATGAACTCTATACTTCCAGGGCTCATGGTTTTAAAAATGCCGATGATTACTACGCTCAGGCGAGTGCTCAGAATTTTCTTCAGAATATAGAAGTCCCAACCCTATTGATAAGTGCTAAAAATGATAGTTTTCTATCTCCAGGTTGTTATCCTGAAGAAGTCGCAGAAAATTCAGAAAATATACATCTCGAGATGCCTGCCTTCGGGGGCCATGTAGGCTTTGTAACCAGGTCTAATGTTTATTATCATGAAAAAAGGATCACCGAATTTATTAATTCCCTTTTAGATTAGACTGCATCTACCGGGCATACAATTGTTCATGCTATAGAATTGATTATCTTTGCGCAAGCTTTTAAAATTCAGGCATGATCCAATCGATGACAGGCTTTGGGAAGAGCGTTACACAAATTCCCACCAAGAAAATCACTGTTGAACTCAAATCTCTCAACAGTAAGAATTTTGACCTGAATGCCCGCATTCCGTCGCAATACCGTGAAAAGGAACTGGAACTTCGAAATATTATCTCCGATTCTCTTGGACGCGGTAAAGTAGACCTTTCCATTTATGTGGAATCTACCGCAGAACAAACTTCTACAAATGTCAATACTGAAGCAGTGAAGATCTACATGGATCAACTTCGGAAGATTGTAGATGCCAGTGAAATTGAGCTCTTGAAGATGGCAGTAAAAATGCCGGATGCCCTTAAAACTGAACGTGAGGAGATCGATGAAGAGGAATTCATTGTGATCGAAACTGCAGTAAAAGATGCTTTAAAAGAGATCAATAATTTTAGAACAGATGAAGGTGAAGCGCTCGAAAAGGATCTTCAACTTCGTATCAATAATATAAAATCCTTACTGGAAGATGTGATCAGGATCGATCCAGACCGTGTGGAAGCCGTTAGAGAAAGACTTCGGAAGGGTATAGAAGATATAAAGGAGCAGGCAGATGAAAATCGTTTTGAGCAGGAGATCGTATACTATATCGAAAAATTTGACATTACTGAAGAGAAGGTAAGACTGGATAACCATCTTGATTATTTTCAGAAGACGCTGGATTCTTCAGATTCCAATGGACGTAAGCTTGCGTTCATCTCCCAGGAAATAGGAAGAGAGATCAATACCATAGGTAGCAAATCCAATTATGCACCAATGCAACAAATGGTGGTGCAAATGAAGGATGAACTTGAAAAGATTAAAGAACAGATCTTAAACGTATTGTAATGGACGACGGTAAATTGATCGTATTTTCAGCTCCTTCAGGATCAGGTAAAACTACCATAGTTAGACATTTATTGAAACATGAGGAATTGAAACTTGATTTTTCAATTTCAGCTACCTCGAGAGAAGCCAGAGGTGAAGAAAAACATGGGCAGGACTATTATTTCCTTTCTCTATCAGATTTTAAACAAAAAATTAAAAACGACGAATTCCTGGAATGGGAAGAAGTCTATCGCGATAATTTCTACGGAACCTTAAAAAGCGAAGTGGAACGAATCTGGGCAAAAGGAAAGCACGTCATTTTTGATATTGACGTGGTTGGTGGATTGGATATCAAACATATTTATCCAGACAGAACGCTCGCAGTATTCGTGAAACCTCCAAGTATCGAAGAATTAAAGATCAGGTTAAAAAAGCGTAAGACTGAAAGTGATGATAAAATAAATATGCGTGTAGCAAAAGCTTCCATTGAACTTGCAACCGCACCTCAATTTGATTTTATTATCGAGAACAATCACCTGGGAACTGCTTTAAAGGAAGCTTATAATTTGGTTTCCAATTATGTTGGCGCAGATAACATAAAAGAATGAACAGGAAAGTAGGTTTATTCTTTGGGTCTTTTAATCCTATCCATATAGGTCATTTGATCATTGCCAATCATATGGTAGAACATTCAGATCTTGATGAGGTCTGGCTCGTCGTGACTCCGCACAATCCGCACAAAAAGAAAAGCAGCTTACTTGATAATCATCACAGACTCGAAATGGTGTATAGGGCTTGTGAACATTTCGAAAACCTCAAACCCAGTAATATTGAATTTGGTCTGGAGCAACCAAATTATACCGTAAATTCGCTTGCACACTTACAAGAAAAGTTTCCTACGAATGAGTTCTGTCTAATTATGGGTGAAGATAATTTAAAGAGCTTGCACCGCTGGAAGAATTATGAGGTTATACTTGAAAATCATCAGTTGTATGTTTATCCTCGAATAGCTGAAGGTATGGTGGTTGAAAGATTTAGAAATCATTCAAAAATAACCAGAGTTGAAGCTCCAATCATAGAGATCTCAGCAACCTTTATAAGAAAATCTATTTCCGAAGGAAAGAACGTAACACCTTTATTGCCAGATGATGTCTGGAAGTATATTGATGAAATGAATTTTTATAAATAAGTAAAGACTGTTTAAAAATCCGTTTTTGAATATTCAAGTTTGCTGATTGAACCTACTTTTTTCATTGTGGAACTACAAGCATAAGAACGTCGACTGCTCTCAATTTAATATTCTCAGGACTCTTAAACAGTCTTTGGAATCTATCTTTTACTATCCATTGGAGGTATTCTTAGAACCTGCCCGGGATAAATTTTATCTGGATCATCCAGCATAGGTTTATTTGCTTCGAAGATCAATGGATACTGGTTTGGATCCGCATAATGCTTTTTAGATATCTTACTCAAAGTATCGCCTCTTTCTACAGTATGGAATACAGCTTCAGGCTCTTTATTTTCAACATCCATTCTATCGTCTACCTGCGCAATTCCTTCAGAATTACCTACAACCAGTACGATCTTTTCACGGGTTGCCTGATCTAAAGCGGTTCCTGTGATGGTAGCCATATCATGTTCGATATTAATATGAAGATTATCAGCTTTTAGGTTCAGGTCCCGAATAGTCTCTTCCAGATTTCTGGATACTCTTTCATTTTCCTTCTTCTCTTTCAACTGATTATCTGTTGTACTTACTTCATTGTCCTTCGGCTTATCTACGCCAAAGATCTTTTTTCCTGCATTCTTAATGAACGAAAATAATCCCATTATTTTGATTTATAGTTAGTTATTTAAATGTACAAAAGCCTTCCAGATTCGCTCCTCTTGTGCATCCTAAAGTTTTCTCAAAATTAAAAGCATAAAAAAAACCGATCCTTGCGAAACGGTTTTTTTCAACTAAATAACCAACCAAAAAAACTAAGAATGTACACTTTACAAAACTATATGTAAAGCATAGTATTAGAACGACAACAGATTTATCAAATTGTACAGCTGCCGAATTTTAATTGTTAATCTTTTGTGCAGTAGGATTACAGGATTCTCAATAATTATACTGAAATGCCGAACAATTCTTTCAATACCTCTAAAATTGACTATTTTTGAAGAAGAGAATGTATTTATATGGATAAAGCTCCGAGTTTTGGTGTCATTGGTGGAGGTAGCTGGGCAACAGCTATCGTAAAAATGCTATGTGAAAATCTTGATAATGTGAACTGGTATATGCGCAGTGTATATGCTGTGGAACACATTAAAAAACAGGATCATAATCCCAATTATTTAAGTTCAGTTGAATTTGATAATGATCAGCTTACACTAAGCAACGATATTAATGAGGTTGTAGAGACTTCAGAATTCATCATTTTTGCGA from Christiangramia sp. OXR-203 harbors:
- a CDS encoding YicC/YloC family endoribonuclease produces the protein MIQSMTGFGKSVTQIPTKKITVELKSLNSKNFDLNARIPSQYREKELELRNIISDSLGRGKVDLSIYVESTAEQTSTNVNTEAVKIYMDQLRKIVDASEIELLKMAVKMPDALKTEREEIDEEEFIVIETAVKDALKEINNFRTDEGEALEKDLQLRINNIKSLLEDVIRIDPDRVEAVRERLRKGIEDIKEQADENRFEQEIVYYIEKFDITEEKVRLDNHLDYFQKTLDSSDSNGRKLAFISQEIGREINTIGSKSNYAPMQQMVVQMKDELEKIKEQILNVL
- the lysM gene encoding peptidoglycan-binding protein LysM, with the protein product MGLFSFIKNAGKKIFGVDKPKDNEVSTTDNQLKEKKENERVSRNLEETIRDLNLKADNLHINIEHDMATITGTALDQATREKIVLVVGNSEGIAQVDDRMDVENKEPEAVFHTVERGDTLSKISKKHYADPNQYPLIFEANKPMLDDPDKIYPGQVLRIPPMDSKR
- the gmk gene encoding guanylate kinase: MDDGKLIVFSAPSGSGKTTIVRHLLKHEELKLDFSISATSREARGEEKHGQDYYFLSLSDFKQKIKNDEFLEWEEVYRDNFYGTLKSEVERIWAKGKHVIFDIDVVGGLDIKHIYPDRTLAVFVKPPSIEELKIRLKKRKTESDDKINMRVAKASIELATAPQFDFIIENNHLGTALKEAYNLVSNYVGADNIKE
- the nadD gene encoding nicotinate (nicotinamide) nucleotide adenylyltransferase, with product MNRKVGLFFGSFNPIHIGHLIIANHMVEHSDLDEVWLVVTPHNPHKKKSSLLDNHHRLEMVYRACEHFENLKPSNIEFGLEQPNYTVNSLAHLQEKFPTNEFCLIMGEDNLKSLHRWKNYEVILENHQLYVYPRIAEGMVVERFRNHSKITRVEAPIIEISATFIRKSISEGKNVTPLLPDDVWKYIDEMNFYK